Below is a genomic region from Candidatus Nitrosocosmicus arcticus.
GCGTATATAGTGAATTTGTTGAATTCGAGGAGAAGCTAGTAGAACCAGATGAATTTATTTTGAGAGGCAAATTGAATGACATTACCCCGCTATCTGAGAAACTTCCGTCAGGATTGTAGGTGCCAATTGATTCTGATCTGTAAGTTATGACTTGACCAGATGCTGTCAATATTATCGCTAGACCTTTAGAAGAAATTGTTCCGTCAGTATTCATCTTATCTACTATTGTACCAATAGTTTGGGTTGATGATCCACCAATTGAACTGTTACCAGTGTAAGTAACCTCAACAGTGGGATTGACATCAATATTTGTAACTCGGATGTTGGTTGATTTTGTACTCTCGGTGTAAAAGGGAGATCCAAGTATACCCAAAATATCATTACTATCATTCTTAGAATTCGAGCTGTCCGTTTGCATGATACTGGTCTGTCCGTAAACGAATGAAAATATAAAATTTGAAAATGCTAGTAAGATCTAAGAAAACATAATACTACAAATCATAAATGTGCAAATTGTGTGCTTGTTTGGAAGGCTGCCTCCTCCTCCAGTTATATTCATTATTTAAAAAGGTGAATTAGAAAAATATAAAGATTTGATAATTAGATCTATCAACTCTCAAATACGATATTGAGTAATTCTGCTTGGCTATTCGTTAATATAACACCCTATTCAAACTCGCTATAATTGAGGGTTCAAATTGTTATAATGACTTGCTTGATCTAAACTCATTTTGATGTGGTATTTTTTTAAAGGATTCAGTAGGTGCAGTCAAATAGACATTCTTATAATCTTGATAAATATTGATTATAGTTTCAAGCTATGATGAGGTGCTCAATTATGAAACAAACGCATCTTCTCCAGAATAAAAATGGAAGCAAAGGGCTCATAAAAATAGACTCGAATTTGATGTAGTAGTTAAGATCTACAAAAAGGTTGTATTGACAGGCCAAATTTAGTTTCAGCCTTGGTTCTCCTATATGTAGGGTCTGGGAACACATGCTCTACACATAGCTGAACTCTCGATGAATTTTCAAAATTTTCATTAGATTCATCGATTAAATTATAAATTATTATGGTACGATAGAGGGCTCGACTGATTTAAGCATCTAAATTATGGTGTATTTCATATTAGTCACGAAGAATCCCACCCCTGCAAATCGTCATACTACCGCGTTTGTTTGTCCATCATTTTAACAGGTTTCTAGGCTTATTACGACCTGAAAATCAGTACATACTGAGTGAACAATATATGCAAGTCTATTTGTCCAGAAAGTAAATTTCTAAATGTTTTTTCAATCTATGTTATTTGAGGGTATTAATTTTTGATAAATAAATTGGCAACAATGCATATTCACCCCATTAAAATTCAAAATTTCATTCATAAATTTTTGGGGGATGTTTTCTAGTTTGACATTATAACTTTTCAATATATTTCGAATTTGCAAGTGAATGCATTTGTATGACAAGGTTAACTTGGAATAGCACAGGAGCAACTAGTTCCATAATGATAGTAAGATGATTGGGATTTTGTATTTTTAAAAGTCTTGGAATTTGGAACCCCTTGAAATAACATTATTTTAGTTTGGCAATTATCATTGTTATGAGGCTGGATTTAGGACTAATGAGGTAACAGTTCCAGGCTTACACATCTTTTAAGTATTACCAATTACAACTCTAAAATGTGAGTTGGTACCAGACTAACGATACTAAAGAGTCGGATATAACAAACCTTGAAAAATTATATAGAGGGAAAAAACGAAGACAAGCGGGTGTTGAATTTCCTTCAGCAAGAAAACAAGAACAGCTACTTATAATTAGATTTAATATCTCCCCACCTGTACTTGAGAAAGACCATTTAGATGAGGTAAGATCTGGGCTAAAACAGCTCTGTATTATGTTTGAAGAGATGGATAAAGGGAACATCAAAATTGATAACCTTTTACCTAATGGCGAAATGAAAATGGTAAAGTTGTCAGATTTTAACTTCTCAGCTACCGTCGGGTTCGGTAAGGGATTTTTTGAAAAATTAAAAATAAACCCAAGAAATTATCCCAAGAAGCTGAAGAAAATGCCTGATCATATTGGACTTGGTGATTCTAAACCTTATAGTATGTGGCAAACAGATTTTATTATTCAGCTATGTTCAACCCATGAAGATGTTAATCGTTGGGTATTTCAACATTTTACTGCCAAGTCAATAGACGACGAAAATTCAAATGCTACTACAAATACTTCATATCTTAACCAGAAAAAAAGGGATGACATCGGAAAAATCCCTAGTGAAATATACTCGGCAATTTCTAATTGGGCCCAGATTGTTGACATGCATGCAGGGTTTCAACGAATTGACGGCAGAAATCTGTTGGGCTTTAATGATGGAATCTCTAACCCTCGAAGATTATCTAATGATGTAGTATGGACGACCATTCAAGAAGAGGATCAAAAGTTTACTGATGGCACTTATATGGTTTTTCAAAAAATCGAACATGATCTTGAGAAGTGGAGAATTATGAGTGTGGACGAGCAAGAAGAATTGATGGGTCGAAGCAAGGGTACCGGTCTTTTGCTAGGGACTTTGCCCAAGGAGGAGGATCGAAAACTAGCTTCAGCCATGCATTCAGAAATACCATTTGTCCGAAACCGAGCACTCAGAACTTGGAAGAAATTATATGATGAGCAGAAGGACCCAGACAGAAAATATTTTGATATTAAGCAACGACAGTATAGGAATATTCAGCTTCAATGTCCAGTTTGGTGTCATGTTCGAAAGTCCAATCCAAGACAATATCAAGGTGCGGCTAGGAGCCTTATCTATAGACGGGGTTATCTTTTCATCGATAGGGGAGGAGATGACGTGTCTAATTCCGGTCTCTTATTCATTTGCTTTCAGAAGGATATTGAGAAAGGATTTGAATATATTAAGAAAGAATTTCTCAACAACAAGAATTTCCCACCATCTACGTCCAAGAAAGATCTCAACAGGGATTCCAGTATGGCTGCTACTTATTCCGCTTTTCACAAGGCTGGATATTCTAAGAACGGGAGTAAATTGAATCCCGGCCAGTCTGAGCCTGAAACTGCTCTTAAACATCCCGGGGGCGAAATTCCCGCAACTGTTACACTTGGCGGAGGTTATTACTTTGTTCCTCCTATACCCGATAAGAGAATCTCCGATCTTAGTGAACAGTTTTTTACATAGTTTTTTAACATGAAACAGGATAATTAGCAGATACTATAACTACATCGAAAGATCGAAAACTAAGAATTAGCATGCAGAATACGACTCAATAATGAAAGCCTTATGCACATACATGGATTTGGTTATCCAAACATTGGCAATCTTAAAGGTATTTTATTGACAATGACAAATTCCATCCTAAAAACATCAAATTCGCGCGTCTTATTGACGTAGGTGTCAATGAACACGAATTGAGACAACGTGTAGAAAATTCTGTTCGCCTAGGTAGGGTTGTAATCCTATATGATTGCTAAAATCAAGTATTCTCTTGACCAGGTGAGCACATTTAACAAATACATTCAATATCCTTCTTCTCAAAATAATCTTACCAATGAAAAGACGTTTGATATGGCTACATGGTTCTAATGTATTATAAAACAAATAGAATGTTAGGGTTTGACTATTAAATGATATGTCAGAGTTGAAGCATAATTATATTCAGGTGAAACAGGATTCAATACACTTACGGTGGTACGGATAGTATGATTTCCAGCGGGCAATGGTTCCAAGAATAGATAGAAACCATCGGCAATTGCTTTCCATTCTCCTGCCATTGCGTTGTCGAATATGGGGTTTTCAGGAACGGTAATATTAAAAAATGGAGACTGTGCTCTATATCTCTTCGGATCCTTGATTTCCTTACCATCCACGGTTGCGCTAATCACCCCATACTCATTACCTTCCATGGCACATTCCATTAATTCTTGATCATTCATTAGGATCGCATCTGCTGTATCTTCCCAACAGATTCCATTCAAAATGGGTAGAAGTATAGCCTTATCTGAAGGTATCATACAAGTACGTTCTTCATCGCCCACTAGATTATCTGGAAGAAACCACACGGGACCGCTTTGAGCTATAGTGCATTTTTCAGGAGTATACTGTTCTCTTAAATTCACATCCTTAGGGAATTGGATAAGCCAATTCCAATACTTTGATGGCCACTCTCCATAAGAGACGCCAAAAGGCTTTGAATCTTTGAAGTAAACACCAGGATTCGTTTCATCGGCATTTACAAAGATATTGAGAAATGATGCATTAGAAAAAATAGTTAAAATGCTTAAGGTAATAAGAAAAAATAATCGCCGTTTTAAGTCGCTACAATATTTCATAATATCATAATGTATTAAATTAGAATTATATATCCATTTTCTACATTAATCGAGGTGTTTGGACCTGTCTTTCCAATTTCACAATGATCTCCCCATTTATATAAAAGCTTTTTATAAATTTGGTTGTTTCTAATAAGTAGAGCGAATTGAAGGTAACCAATTTTCGTTTCCAGCTGTCAAAAGCCTGGATAGTGGGAGTGCTGTCGATTATGATAGCTGCTTCTATAATAGACACCTCCCTAATCAAACTTTCTGTTTTCATAGGCGGTATGACTTCTATATGGAATATTACTGCATTTTCGATTCTGGTTGTCATCTATACCTTAGGACAATACATAATTCTTCGTTTTATCAAGAGAAAAATCGAGATTAGCAAAATTACGCCAGTCCATTCAGTCTCCAAGATCATATCGGCAATCCAGTATTTCCTGATCGCAGTGCTTGTGCTTATTATATCGCAAATGATTTTTACCACCTCATATTCCCTTGTGCTTCTAGAGGTAGTGGTATGGACAAATTGTGGGTTATCTATCTTTCTTTTGGGGTTCTTAGCTAAAAAATTCTTCTCCTGGTTTCTATCGAACCGTGATATTATAGTGATAGTGTATGCTTTAGCCATGGTAGTACTTGCTGTAAATATTTTTTTCATGGCAGTGTTCTTTACAGAAGTCTTAAATGACCATGGGGATAAGATACGATATACCAAAAGTCCAGTAACCAGTGTTAACAATGTTAGTAATGTTTTTAATTTAATATACGTTATAAGTTCTGTTTTATCTTTTATTTTTGTCTGGTTGGCTACTGTCCTCCTACTACGTTATTATTCTAAAAAGATCGGAACAGCAAAATATTGGATCATAGTTACCGCACCACTATTCTACTTTTTGAGTCAATTTCAATCTATTTTTCTTAATTTGTTTGATTCATTTCGAATTTCTGATCCTATCTTATTTGGCATTATTTTTACTTTGATTTTTACTATGAGTAAGCCAATTGGGGGTATTTTGTTTGGTATTGCTTTTTGGATGGCATCCAGAAGGGTTACCAAATATGCAGTTAAAGACTATTTGATGGTTTCAGCATTTGGCGTCGTTCTCCTGTTTACATCAAATCAAATTACAATTTTGATATTTGCCCCTTATCCACCGTTTGGACTTATCACTGCATCATTAATAGGACTATCGTCATATATGTTACTGATTGGCATTTATTCCTCAGCCATGTCTGTATCACGGGATATCGAACTACGTAAATTTATTCATACGGTAGCAGAGAAAGAGGCTAAATTGTTGGACCGTATTGGATATGCTCAGGTGGAGCAAGAACTTGCTACGAAGGTGATCCCTTTAGTACATATTAAGGCACAGAACATTGAGCAGGACACTGGGATCAGGACATCGCTTACTGATGCAGAGATAAAACAATATCTTGATGATGTTTTGGCAGAAGTTAGAAATTTTAAGAAATAATAATCTAATATTGATATTTGATTTCTGAATGGATGCTAAGAAAGGCACATTTTGGCAGTAGACTCATCATAAAAGTATGAATTAGGTTTACATGTGATAACCCGTATTTCATGAAATGATCTAGCTTATTAAATAGGTCTCATAAAACTAAACATGACTAATTCAAAAGATTTGATATATAGAGCAATGTTACCGGCTGAATCTTTTAAAGGTAAAGGATATTCAGAATGGGTACAAGACTGGTCAAATTGGTTTTATCAGCCCTATCCAGAACGTAATAACATAGGTGATGTAGTGTTTCTTAGAAGTATGCCTTTAAGTGAAGGAATTTATCAAAACGAAGCTATGGTAATGGTTGGAACTGAATCCCTTGAGCTTGCTGCAAATCAGAGAGTTCTAATTCCAATTATTACCTCAACTTACATAGCTACCGAATCGGAACTTCCGGAATACTTGTATGGAATGGTGAGGTCCCATATTTCAAATGGGGATAACCCTCCTACTTTAAATCAGCTCAAGATTAATGGTGAGCCAATAGAACTTCCTGAAGGTGCCGTTATTAGTGGATATGACATAGAAACTCCAGTATACATGATAAGTATACCTGATGATTCTGCTGGTAAGTCCTTAAAAAATCAGGTGGAAATGCCTATAGGAGCTGGGGGCCTGTATCCTGCAGTAACTCGGGGATATTTTGTGATACTGGAGTTGAAGCCTAGAAAAGCGCAAGAGCACTACTATATAGAGTGCGAGGCCACAGGTGCGACAACAGCAAAGGGACCATATCATGTCTCATTATTTTATCACATTATTGCAAACAAAGATCAAGCGGAGATAGAGATGGTACCAATGAAACCGCCACAAAGGTTGAGCGAGAACATTAGAATTAGGATAGATAAGAAGTTTATTGATAACGAACTAGGTGAAGATGAGTATGGTAAAATCATGGAATATCTTAAGATACCGGTGAAGGAGCGAGTAAAGAAAAATAAATGATGGTCCCGCGCATTCAGTTATGACCGCCGGGCACCATTTGATTTCCAACAATTTGTATACGACCTGTTACCATGGCAAGCAGTACAATCACAAATTTGTGCATATAAAGCGAATGAAATAGGCTCTTAATATACTTTTAATTGGTTAGAGGTTGACGTATTTTGGCTATTGGTTATAATTAAGACTGAATAGTACACACAAATAGCGAAGATGTTTATAGTGGCATTATTTTAGTTTACTGTGATTTGATATCGGGCTGAGGCATTTCTTATACCTCCAGAACAAGCGCCATGAAAATAGACATCGTGTTGTCCGCAATTTAGAGACTTTATAAATACCCAGTAACCATCGGCAGATGCGATCGTTGTTCCAACAGGAATGCCTAACTTGTTCTCTTCTTTAACACTCAAGCTAAATAAACAAGGATTAGAATTTACTCGGTAACTTGGAACTGTATAGCCATCTATCACAGCCTCATTTATGACAATATCATCTATGTCCTTTCGGACATGATTTACCATTTCACTTGTAGATTTGAATCTTGGTTCCGTGGTGCGGATATAATTTATTACAGGAAATAGAATGGGCGTCTGCTTCGGGATAGTGCAAGTCCTGTGAGCAATCTTATTTTCGTCACCGATAGTGCCTGCAAGGAACCAAACCGGATAGTGTTGATTTCTATCCGCATATTGCCCCGTATCATCAAGGACGGGGTTAACGGGCATTGGTACGGACAAGGCCCATTCCCACCATTTGGCCGTCCACGCCCCATAACTTAATTCACAAATTGTGTCTCTCGGAGTAAAACATTGTATTATGTTATTATCGCTTTCATTCACAAATATCTCGACTAGATGGTACGCATCCTTTCTTAAAAATATAATGCTTTGGAGAAGAGGTGCAAAACTTATCGAAATATGGGACTAATTGATCTAATAGCGACGTATACTACATTAAACCGAGCAACCTAATATACCTCCTTATTAAAATCATTAAATTAAAATTAACTGCGAAATTTTTAATACTCCTAGCAAGATCACAGTAAATACGATTTTAGTAGGGTTTGAATGTTGAAGAGTTAAAGGTAATCACATTAGAAAATTAAGTACAAATTAGTATTGATTTATTCAGGTTGCTACTAATAGATGCTTTTTTACTTTATCTTAACAAATTATGTTTATGCATAAGTTATTTGAACCAAGGTCAAGGAATCGATTAATGGCGAAATAACTAATTTGTCTTTATTTAAGAGCCTGGAAAAAATAAAAGGAAGAATTACTGGAAGTAAATCTATATTTCTGATATTTCATCGGCATATTTTATTTATTTTACTTCTAGATGATATGTCCTCTTACTCTAATTCTTATTATGAAGGTTTTGACAAAAAACATAACTTACTTCTCCAGGCGATAAACTTTATTAATTTGGCTCTTGACATATTTACCAAATCACAATTCTTGAATTCAAACAAGATAATTATATCAACTATTTACACAAAAAATTTAGGACAGCGAGTACTAAATCAACCATGATATTTATTTCATAAGTATTTTCATGGATGTTGGAACTCTTAGACGAGTCATTGTCAATCAAATTTCATTTCAGAATTTGTTACTACCTTGTGATATCCAGTATTGGGTGTTGCTAACGATGATGGTAAAGATTTTTTGAATAATTACCAATTTTATTCTATTTATTACTTCTTTTCTATTTCGTCATCAATAACTTCAAAAAAAATAGAAGACTAAACATTGGTAACTTAAATATGTAATTTTAAACAAAACATAAAATAGATCCTTAATAACGCCAGCCTACCATTCCACTAAGTTGCATCGACATTGAGTTTATTACAATACTTCGTAATATTGCCAAAGCCCTGAGATTCCAAAGGCCGCAATCATCGATAAATCGTTAATTAGTTTCTTGAATCCTTCATTATCAAAATATTTTTTTAAAGAACAATATATGCCGTATTTAAGACTATATCCTCTGTGTATATAACCAGTTTACTTTTTATAACAATTTCCAGAAAACTTTAGTAATGCCAGTAATGTTATGAAACAAATTGAGTATACGAAAAATATAAGTTATTATACCCATAACTATGATTGTGATAGGTCAATTCACAGTATCAACCAATTTCGCGCGGGCATTACAATTTTCTCCCGATTCAAAATGTTGCCCGCCTTTGTTTTCAGATTGCACTTTTAATGTTTGGAGGTGTACAAATCGATACCTTAGAAATATAGATACGGCAATTAGTAATATCAGTAGTCACGCTTTAGAATTTGCTCATAATAATCAACTTAATGGAGGGTGCGTTTTCATCTTTTTTGGTGATCCTGTCCACCTCGAGAATACATTTATAACAATCCTTTCCAAAAAAGCAAATTTCTTTTTGACTCTTGGTTTCAACGGGGCATATACAGACATTACTAATATTCTTCCTGAAAATGGTCCAACTCAAGATCTAAAAGTACGCATCGATAAAGTCATACATTGTGAATACGAATTGTATGGTGAGACAATAGCATTTGTTAGTGTTCTGTTTACTTTCTTTGAGTGGCAAATTCCCACATGCAATATGCCCGTTCTAGTTGAAACTAAAGTAATAGAGTTCGATGGAAGATGGCTCTATCTCAAACAATTATCGGTTGGAAATTATAGGTGTCTATGGAAGAGAATATCTTTTAATTGTCATAGCGAAATGAACTATTCTCGATGTTCCATTGTCTAAAATAGGGTCCTCCTAGTTGATATTTAGTAAGATTTTTCGGAATATTCAGATCAAGTTTAAAGATCGAACTGCTGCTGCTGTTGCTTTAAGTGAAATACTGAAAGGTACCATTAAAAGAGATGATAGAAAAGATACTTTAGTACTTGCAATACCTCGGGCTGGAATAATCACTGCTGATATAGTATCCAAAAAACTATCAATACCTAATTTTGGTATTGTTATTCCTAGAAAATTAACTGATCCTGATAACAAAGAACAGGCCATTGGTGCCGTTATTGATGATGGTTTTACATTCATACAGCATGATTTGGTCAAGGATTTTCACATAACTCCTGAGTATCTAAAAAAAGAGATAAGTTTTCAGATCCAAGAAATCAATCTAAGAAAGAGAAAATACGATCTGAATCTTCAAAGCAGTGTTCTTCCTGAAAAAATCAAAAAGTATAAAATAATTCTGCTGGTAGATGACGGAATAGCAACTGGTGCTACTATGATGGTAACGGCTAAATGGATAGGTCAGTTTGTCAAAAATCCCACTATTAATCGAAAGAGAGTGATTATTGCAGTCCCCGTAGCCCCAAAAAATATTACCGAACATATAAAAAAGGAATGTAGTGTAGAAGTAGAGACAGTATTTCATCCATTACAAATAAAATTTCATTCGGTTGAGCAATATCATCAAAATTTTGAACAAGTAACTGATGAAAGAGTTATCCAGATAATAAAGGGGCGATCAATGGATTAGAACATTGATATGGATTATGATCGCATGGAGAAAAGAATGGCATTCTATTTACCTGATAAACTATCTCTTAACCATCCGGATGCGATCCTCCCAATCTGTTCAATTTTTCCTGGTTCCGCAAAAAGATGAGTGGCTCCGGGTATTAAAATCATTTTTTTTGAATAAGCTTTGTTTAATTTTTTCATAACTTTGTTACTAGTGTCAATTACAGGCAGATCATTACCTCCAACCATCAGCAATATGGATGATCTTAAATTCATTAAAGAATCTGAATCCAGTAAATCAAGTCTCCCTGAGCGAGAGACTATTGTAATTATTCTACTAGGCCTTTTAACAGCAGCTTTGATAGCAACTGCTGTACCAGTGCTGGACCCAAAATAACCAAATTTGAACGACTTTGTAAACTCGTTTTGTGACATTGCATCCGTTATCATGAGTAGCCTTCCTGCCAGTAATTCTATGTTAAATCTATACTCTTTTGTCTTCTTATCAATCCTTGCTTCCCTTGTACTAAGCAAATCTATTAAAAGCGTGGGAATCCTTGATTCATTTAGTATTTCTGAAAGACTTTCATTTCTGGAGCTGTGTCCAGAACTGCCACTGCCGTGAACAAAAATTACAAGACCGCCGATGTCATTTTCAGGTATAGTTAAAATGCCTTCAAAATAATCTGCGTCAATCAGAAATTTTATTCTACTTTTTCCTGAAACAATGACTAAATTACAACCTAATTCGTTATTAGTCTTTTGCGAAATGACTCTAGTATATTGGAAAAATCAGGATCGTACGGGTGTCAGATTTATTTATGAACTCTTGGATTGAATTACTGGTCGACTCTTTAATCGCTCCTTAATACTGAAAATTTTAAATTTTGATTTCCATGACTTATCCATGAGTAATTACTTGACTACTTCTTTACTACCTTTAATCCGAAAACGTTTCTAACTGTTTCCTTTTATATATTGAATCACTTTGTTTACCCGGTCCGTATACTCCTAATTTTACGGTATTGGACATAAAGAGTAACTCCGAGTAACTCTTAAGAATGTATATGATAATCTGTTATATGCTAGAAAATAGTTATCAATGCGATACCTGCGATAAGAAATTTAGTCGAAGATCAAATGCAAAGAGGCACATAAAGGTCGTTCATGAGGGGAGAGCACGGGCATTCAATAAGATTACAGGTAAAAGTACCGTGGAAGTGCTCCAACATCCAGACAAATCGCGAACAGGTTCATTGCCTCTTGGTATGGATGCCGGTAAACACATAGACCTACTAAGTTCTGATATGGAAGAAGAATTATTGTCCGAGATTTTGGAAAAAATTAGGAAACCTTTTGAAGAGTTAGAATCATTAGTTGCAGACCAAAGTGAGATTCCAAAAGCACTATATCTTTCTAGACAGATCACGGCCTCATTTCTTTCATCTGATCCAGTAAAGATTCTGCAAGAGTTAGTTAATTTCATAAGAATTTTCAAATTAAAGATAAAACTCGTGAATTACATTTCAAAAAGTGACAATATTGACTCAAAAAAAGCCGAAAGTTTTTTTATTGAAACATTTAAGACTGGAAAGTATTACATGAATAGGATAAAATCTAGGACCAATACAGTTTAACGATCTACTGTTCCTAAATCCTGCCAAATCATTTATAGTTATATTGGATAGAATGATGTATTCGTAAAGCGGCGAAGAATAAATCAGATATGTTATCTTTAGAATCATCTGATGGGACATAAAAATAACCTTAAATAAATTATTAATGGTGAATCTCGAGGAGCGAATTCAGGAACTCGGGTTAAAGGATTGAATATTAGGTGCCAATATTCTGATATACTCATCTTTATTTCTAGCCTCATGTCTCAAAATATATGCCACTAGAGACGTGAACTATTGAAGATATCGTCATCCGAGGTTTAAGCCTATGTTAGAATCCTATTACTCCACTTTAAGATAATAAAAGATTTGATTCCCACCTCATTGCAAATTTTCTAGTCTATAATGGTAAATATCCTTACCCTATCTAAGATCGAATATTTGACCTAAAAGAAAACGTTTCTAAGGCCAGAAGGAACTGTAAGTAGAATAACGGAGCATAAACCATATGTCTTAAAGGAAAATGGATATATTTGTCCTGACATAATCAAGACCAGTCTATATCCTTTACATGTTCAATTGGATTTCTTTGAGGTGTTTGAATTCCCTTACGATTTAATTTGGTGCCGAAAGAATCGACTGTTTTGATCTTTGCATCAAATATTAATCCACACCTTGCTTCGATCTCCGCCAAACCTACTTGAAAAACCTTGAAATCATCTAAATCTAAAGCCTCTAATTCATCAAGGTTTTGAGTAAGCAGAAAGCCCTTTGCTCTTAATACTTGATTTTCTACATACATTAGTATCTTCCAGAATTCCCTGGGGAGTTTTGTATTCCTATATATCTTATCGTCTTGGTGAAATACTGGACCACCAAATAAACTAACCCTTAAATTCTCGACGTCTACTTCATCAAAAACTGCATCTTCTAGCTTTCCCCAAATTCCTCCCTTATTACCTTGGTTAAACTTGTCCATCTGTGGGGATATATTTGTAAAGTAAAATGAATCCTTGTTTGCCTTTTCTGCTTCTGCTAGGGTTCCCCACACCAGGTCAGCCCTTCGAGCAATGTGACCACGATCCAGTTTATTTGTTCTATACAACTCATCTCCCGCTTGAAATTCAGATGGGATTCTTGGATCGTT
It encodes:
- a CDS encoding phosphoribosyltransferase; this translates as MIFSKIFRNIQIKFKDRTAAAVALSEILKGTIKRDDRKDTLVLAIPRAGIITADIVSKKLSIPNFGIVIPRKLTDPDNKEQAIGAVIDDGFTFIQHDLVKDFHITPEYLKKEISFQIQEINLRKRKYDLNLQSSVLPEKIKKYKIILLVDDGIATGATMMVTAKWIGQFVKNPTINRKRVIIAVPVAPKNITEHIKKECSVEVETVFHPLQIKFHSVEQYHQNFEQVTDERVIQIIKGRSMD
- a CDS encoding C2H2-type zinc finger protein, whose translation is MLENSYQCDTCDKKFSRRSNAKRHIKVVHEGRARAFNKITGKSTVEVLQHPDKSRTGSLPLGMDAGKHIDLLSSDMEEELLSEILEKIRKPFEELESLVADQSEIPKALYLSRQITASFLSSDPVKILQELVNFIRIFKLKIKLVNYISKSDNIDSKKAESFFIETFKTGKYYMNRIKSRTNTV
- a CDS encoding dienelactone hydrolase family protein; the encoded protein is MLSTREARIDKKTKEYRFNIELLAGRLLMITDAMSQNEFTKSFKFGYFGSSTGTAVAIKAAVKRPSRIITIVSRSGRLDLLDSDSLMNLRSSILLMVGGNDLPVIDTSNKVMKKLNKAYSKKMILIPGATHLFAEPGKIEQIGRIASGWLRDSLSGK
- a CDS encoding Dyp-type peroxidase, with protein sequence MSWYQTNDTKESDITNLEKLYRGKKRRQAGVEFPSARKQEQLLIIRFNISPPVLEKDHLDEVRSGLKQLCIMFEEMDKGNIKIDNLLPNGEMKMVKLSDFNFSATVGFGKGFFEKLKINPRNYPKKLKKMPDHIGLGDSKPYSMWQTDFIIQLCSTHEDVNRWVFQHFTAKSIDDENSNATTNTSYLNQKKRDDIGKIPSEIYSAISNWAQIVDMHAGFQRIDGRNLLGFNDGISNPRRLSNDVVWTTIQEEDQKFTDGTYMVFQKIEHDLEKWRIMSVDEQEELMGRSKGTGLLLGTLPKEEDRKLASAMHSEIPFVRNRALRTWKKLYDEQKDPDRKYFDIKQRQYRNIQLQCPVWCHVRKSNPRQYQGAARSLIYRRGYLFIDRGGDDVSNSGLLFICFQKDIEKGFEYIKKEFLNNKNFPPSTSKKDLNRDSSMAATYSAFHKAGYSKNGSKLNPGQSEPETALKHPGGEIPATVTLGGGYYFVPPIPDKRISDLSEQFFT